From one Lolium rigidum isolate FL_2022 chromosome 4, APGP_CSIRO_Lrig_0.1, whole genome shotgun sequence genomic stretch:
- the LOC124648235 gene encoding oleosin G-like — protein MADRQQQQQHGDSHAPDPSTLLHRVQAHAPTSTQIVGLLTLLLAGAALLLLAGLTITGAVVALVFLGPLALLTSPIWVPFALALFVVGFAALSAAGFAVAALAAATWAYRYLTGRHPVGADQVDRARSRIADTASHVKDYARREYGGYLNNRVKDAAPGA, from the coding sequence ATGGCGgatcggcagcagcagcagcagcacggtgACTCGCACGCCCCGGACCCATCAACCCTCCTCCACCGCGTGCAGGCGCACGCCCCAACCTCGACCCAGATCGTCGGCCTGCTaaccctcctcctcgccggcgccgcgcTGCTCCTGCtcgcgggcctcaccatcacgggCGCGGTGGTGGCGCTGGTCTTCCTGGGCCCGCTCGCCCTGCTCACCAGCCCCATCTGGGTGCCCTTCGCGCTCGCGCTCTTCGTCGTCGGCTTCGCCGCGCTCTCCGCCGCGGGCTTCGccgtcgccgcgctcgccgcgGCCACCTGGGCGTACCGCTACCTCACGGGCCGCCACCCCGTCGGCGCCGACCAGGTGGACCGCGCCCGCAGCCGCATCGCCGATACCGCCAGCCACGTCAAGGACTACGCGCGCCGCGAGTACGGCGGGTACCTCAACAACCGGGTCAAGGACGCCGCGCCCGGCGCCTAG